TCACGAGCACCGAGAGCACCAGGATCGACAGCGCGGCACGCAGGTCGCCGGCGAGCCAGCGCAGGAAGCGGCCCAGCCGGGTCGGCCTGGCGGGTGCCTTGAGCGGAGCGAGCGCCGTGTCGGTCATTGCTCGATCCTCGGATCGACCGCGGCGCACAGCAGGTCGGTGATCAAATTCACTGCGATGACCACGACCACCATCGTGAAGACCACGCCCTGCACGATCGGGAAATCGCGCTGGATCGCGCCGCGCACGATCAGGCTGCCGAGGCCGGGAATGGCGAACACCGCCTCGATCACGACGGTCGCCGCCAGCATGCGGTTGACCAAAAGGCTGACGATGGTCAGCAGATTGACGCTGACATTCTTCAGGCCGTGCTGCCAGAGGATCCGCGACATCGACAGCCCCTTGGCATGCAGCGTGCGGACATATTGCGAGGACAGCACCTCCAGCAATGCGCCGCGCAGCTGGCGTGCGACCTCGGCCATGCCATAGGCCGCGATCGCGATCGCAGGCAGCAGCGCGTGCCGGATCGCATCGATCGGCGAGACGCTGAAGGATTTGGCGCCGGTCGCCGGCAGCCAGTTCAGCTTCAGCGAGAACTCCGCCACCAGGATCATCGCGAGCCAGAAGCCGGGCACCGCGACGCCGAGCGAGGCGATCATGCTGATCAGCTTGTCGACCCAGCCGT
This Bradyrhizobium sp. CCBAU 53421 DNA region includes the following protein-coding sequences:
- a CDS encoding ABC transporter permease, producing MARRSPVRVIGSRLVQALPVILLATFMVFALLKLVPGDVAVTLAGDNATDARITEIRKIYGLDRPFLVQYGTWLGHVAQGDLSQSLLTGEKVAVSIGRAFPNTLLIVVIALLLALVTGIPMGVMAAIQPNGWVDKLISMIASLGVAVPGFWLAMILVAEFSLKLNWLPATGAKSFSVSPIDAIRHALLPAIAIAAYGMAEVARQLRGALLEVLSSQYVRTLHAKGLSMSRILWQHGLKNVSVNLLTIVSLLVNRMLAATVVIEAVFAIPGLGSLIVRGAIQRDFPIVQGVVFTMVVVVIAVNLITDLLCAAVDPRIEQ